One Chitinophaga varians DNA window includes the following coding sequences:
- a CDS encoding GIY-YIG nuclease family protein — MKSKKELKDAYRQMSFRMGVFRVRNKQNDRIWIHHSMDLDRAWNSVRLQLSSNTHPNAFLQEDWNLLGEDNFAYEIVEELKETNDPAVDYKKEVQALYKLCLEELQPYHQKGYHQQKS, encoded by the coding sequence ATGAAATCAAAAAAAGAACTGAAAGACGCATACCGGCAAATGTCTTTCCGCATGGGCGTGTTCCGCGTACGCAACAAACAGAATGACCGGATATGGATACATCACAGCATGGACCTGGACCGCGCATGGAACTCTGTCAGACTGCAACTGTCGTCCAATACACACCCTAATGCGTTCCTGCAGGAAGACTGGAACCTGCTGGGAGAAGATAACTTTGCGTACGAGATCGTAGAGGAACTGAAAGAAACCAATGACCCGGCAGTGGACTATAAAAAGGAAGTGCAGGCGTTGTATAAACTATGCCTCGAAGAACTGCAACCCTATCACCAGAAAGGGTATCATCAGCAGAAAAGCTAA
- a CDS encoding ribonuclease inhibitor: MQHNTVVCPVDNVKHTFSFQRSDLGPVLQYLENNEPLPVTNLVFPVGTVTTDGRLDMCKQQLGVEGTQLVTAALRQNTQIKHILMGTNAFGNPGAQAVADLVSVNNTIETVYLGCNYIEQAGAQALCEALSSNQSVKSMWLKRNPIGSHSMPNIVQLLQQNPNLRTLDLVNTCAGEGFFTLLEYLKENTTVERLYLSGNYLTAEMMIPVSEMLAANKHLKSLFLSVNNIGDKGVAHLIHGLKQNTTLEQLSLSSCGIEAEGMQLLHELLSTRPYLKWVDLSYAPSTKALGAKGNLPLHLSAMKDFPASPDNFTHPDSKAIKSVYR, translated from the coding sequence ATGCAGCATAATACCGTTGTGTGCCCCGTTGATAACGTAAAGCACACCTTTTCTTTTCAACGCAGTGACCTGGGCCCGGTATTGCAATACCTGGAAAACAATGAGCCGCTGCCCGTTACCAACCTGGTGTTCCCGGTAGGCACCGTCACCACCGATGGACGGCTGGACATGTGCAAACAACAGCTGGGCGTGGAAGGGACGCAGCTGGTGACAGCCGCCCTGCGACAGAACACACAGATCAAACATATCCTGATGGGCACCAACGCCTTTGGCAATCCCGGTGCGCAGGCCGTGGCAGACCTTGTGTCTGTAAACAATACCATTGAAACCGTATACCTGGGCTGCAACTACATAGAACAGGCAGGCGCGCAGGCACTCTGTGAAGCCCTCAGCAGCAACCAGTCTGTAAAAAGCATGTGGCTCAAGAGAAACCCTATCGGCAGTCACAGTATGCCCAACATTGTGCAGCTGCTGCAACAAAATCCAAACCTGCGCACACTGGACCTGGTGAACACCTGTGCCGGCGAAGGTTTTTTTACACTGCTGGAATACCTGAAAGAAAATACGACAGTAGAAAGACTGTACCTGAGCGGCAATTATCTCACTGCTGAGATGATGATACCTGTCAGCGAAATGCTGGCGGCCAACAAACACCTGAAATCTCTTTTTCTGAGCGTTAACAATATCGGGGACAAAGGCGTGGCGCACCTGATACATGGCCTGAAACAAAACACCACGCTGGAACAACTCAGTCTGTCCAGCTGCGGCATTGAGGCCGAAGGCATGCAGCTGCTGCACGAACTGCTGAGCACCCGGCCCTACCTGAAATGGGTGGACCTGAGTTATGCCCCGTCCACCAAAGCTTTGGGCGCCAAAGGAAATTTGCCGCTGCACCTTTCCGCGATGAAAGATTTTCCGGCATCACCGGACAACTTTACGCATCCCGACAGTAAAGCGATTAAAAGCGTGTACCGTTAA
- a CDS encoding SDR family NAD(P)-dependent oxidoreductase, with protein MERAFTQEEWEACIKVLQVLSRDPDQSPDDMTLKGLVTKLYKRAKKDNKAAVAEARLAAVATPAVRMTLQRLQQISQQQDILRQYDKKEVLSQTLLFRKYELPDTGLPADKKEDLTLTTMQRCYICQTPYRKVHFFYHMLCPSCAETNYSKRLQRADLRGRVAVITGGRIKIGYLTALRLLRDGARVWVTTRFAKDCALRFSEEKDFSEWAHRLKIAALDLRNLGQVNQFIQQLYAEETHLDILVHNAAQTVKRPTAFYQHLFATEEAPPETLPEAVRRCLAPAPPFRYLGDAWEQQLLPAEIHQCFPEGQYDKDRQQLDLRSSNSWTLRLDEVPPGEMLETQLVNVTAPFMLNSKLKALLKQSPFPRRFIINVSAMEGQFNRGSKTPFHPHTNMAKAALNMMTRTSAQDYALDGIYMNSVDTGWITQENPHPKKERLYEEDGFVPPLDETDGMARIYDPVVSGLASPDIPLFGHFLKDYQPYAW; from the coding sequence ATGGAGCGAGCATTCACACAAGAAGAATGGGAAGCCTGTATAAAAGTGCTACAGGTATTGTCAAGAGACCCGGACCAGTCGCCGGACGATATGACGCTGAAAGGGCTGGTGACCAAGCTGTACAAGCGTGCCAAAAAAGACAACAAAGCCGCCGTAGCGGAAGCCAGGCTGGCAGCGGTGGCCACGCCGGCCGTGCGGATGACCTTACAGCGGTTGCAGCAGATATCGCAGCAGCAGGATATCCTGCGGCAGTACGATAAGAAAGAAGTGCTTTCCCAGACGTTGCTGTTCAGGAAATATGAGTTGCCCGATACCGGCCTGCCGGCCGATAAAAAAGAAGACCTGACACTGACCACCATGCAACGTTGTTATATCTGTCAGACGCCTTACCGGAAAGTGCATTTCTTCTATCATATGTTATGTCCTTCCTGCGCAGAGACCAACTACAGCAAGCGGTTGCAGCGTGCCGATCTTCGTGGGCGCGTGGCCGTAATTACCGGCGGACGCATCAAGATCGGATACCTGACAGCCCTGCGGCTGTTACGCGACGGCGCCCGCGTGTGGGTGACCACCCGCTTTGCCAAAGACTGCGCGTTGCGTTTCAGTGAAGAGAAAGACTTTTCCGAATGGGCGCACCGGCTGAAAATAGCGGCGCTGGACCTGCGCAACCTCGGGCAGGTGAACCAGTTCATACAACAGCTGTATGCCGAAGAAACACACCTGGACATCCTGGTACACAATGCCGCACAGACGGTCAAAAGGCCGACAGCCTTCTATCAGCATCTTTTCGCGACAGAAGAAGCGCCGCCGGAAACCCTGCCCGAAGCCGTACGCCGCTGCCTGGCCCCTGCCCCGCCCTTCCGTTACCTAGGCGACGCATGGGAACAGCAACTGCTGCCTGCCGAGATACACCAGTGTTTTCCTGAAGGGCAATATGACAAAGACCGGCAGCAGCTAGACCTGCGTTCCAGCAACAGCTGGACCCTGCGGCTGGATGAAGTGCCACCGGGCGAAATGCTGGAGACACAGCTGGTGAACGTTACCGCTCCTTTTATGCTCAACAGCAAACTGAAAGCGCTGCTGAAGCAGTCACCTTTCCCCCGCCGGTTCATCATCAACGTATCGGCCATGGAGGGGCAGTTCAACCGTGGCTCCAAAACGCCGTTCCATCCGCATACCAATATGGCCAAAGCCGCGCTGAACATGATGACGCGCACCTCCGCGCAGGATTATGCGCTGGACGGCATCTATATGAACAGTGTGGACACCGGCTGGATCACACAGGAAAATCCGCATCCCAAAAAGGAACGGCTATACGAAGAAGATGGATTTGTGCCGCCGCTGGACGAAACTGATGGCATGGCCCGCATCTACGACCCCGTGGTGTCAGGTCTTGCCAGCCCGGACATCCCGCTGTTCGGGCATTTCCTGAAAGACTATCAGCCTTATGCCTGGTAA
- the trhA gene encoding PAQR family membrane homeostasis protein TrhA: protein MGMTASPTGYTRKQEIVNGLVHAIGIVFGISGLPVLTSIAATHGNTPGIVGAGIYSFCFILLFTCSTIYHISQESAVKKVFLIFDHISIYFLIAGTYTPFLLVYMNNAFGISLLSVLWGLTAIGILFKVFFTGRFDIISTIIYLVMGWMLVVGGKRFFTELPLSVIVMLCVGGGLYTIGVIFYIWDRYKYTHALWHLLVLSGAVCHYVAILLSM, encoded by the coding sequence ATGGGAATGACGGCTTCACCAACAGGCTATACCCGGAAGCAGGAAATCGTAAACGGACTGGTACATGCCATCGGCATTGTATTCGGTATCAGCGGCCTTCCGGTATTGACCAGCATCGCTGCCACACACGGTAATACACCGGGGATTGTGGGCGCAGGCATCTACAGTTTTTGTTTTATCCTGCTTTTTACCTGCTCGACCATCTATCATATTTCGCAGGAGTCGGCCGTCAAAAAAGTATTTCTCATCTTCGATCATATCAGTATCTATTTTCTGATCGCCGGAACATATACGCCCTTTTTGCTGGTGTATATGAACAACGCCTTCGGTATCTCACTGTTGTCGGTCCTGTGGGGACTTACAGCCATAGGCATTCTGTTTAAAGTATTTTTCACCGGCCGGTTCGACATTATTTCCACCATCATTTACCTGGTGATGGGCTGGATGCTGGTGGTGGGCGGTAAACGTTTCTTTACCGAACTGCCGCTTTCAGTTATTGTGATGTTGTGCGTAGGCGGCGGTTTATATACCATCGGCGTGATTTTTTATATCTGGGACAGGTATAAATATACGCACGCCTTATGGCACCTGCTGGTGCTTTCCGGCGCTGTGTGTCATTATGTGGCCATTTTGTTATCCATGTAA
- a CDS encoding YwqG family protein produces the protein MTIEQYKELIHEFELSEVSDYLLSAARPIINLTLAEKEDYQLIGNSRVAGEPDLPPGFEWPLTDDGEPMSFIAQLDLESVYPQDTQQLLPSTGILYFFMGDMQQARNIAHKVIYVADKTGLQRTAPPRTTVLEKEERYTGYRLSAAASIMPPNYAYVDYDQLSEDEMDALDDLCMHLTEGAGRIGGYADGQHGDHNIEAAMYLEAGKPYDYFPRNARATLLQHFNGNQQAVEEAIDDMMLLLQIDSDMKVGFCWWDAGCIQFMMPKKALRARAFDRTYLTLYSS, from the coding sequence TTGACTATCGAACAGTATAAGGAGTTAATCCACGAATTTGAACTCTCGGAAGTATCGGACTATCTGCTTTCCGCAGCCCGCCCCATTATTAATCTCACGCTGGCAGAAAAGGAAGACTACCAGCTTATTGGTAATTCCCGTGTAGCCGGTGAGCCGGACCTGCCACCTGGTTTTGAATGGCCGCTGACAGATGATGGCGAACCGATGTCTTTCATTGCGCAGCTGGACCTGGAATCTGTTTACCCGCAGGACACACAACAGTTGCTGCCCTCCACCGGTATCCTCTATTTTTTTATGGGAGATATGCAACAGGCGCGTAACATCGCTCACAAGGTAATATATGTGGCAGATAAGACCGGGCTGCAGCGCACTGCCCCGCCCCGTACTACTGTCCTGGAGAAGGAAGAGCGGTATACCGGGTACAGGCTCTCTGCTGCCGCTTCTATCATGCCGCCCAACTATGCTTATGTAGACTATGACCAGCTTTCCGAAGATGAAATGGACGCGCTGGACGACCTCTGCATGCATCTCACCGAAGGTGCAGGCCGCATTGGCGGTTATGCTGACGGGCAGCATGGTGACCACAATATCGAGGCTGCCATGTACCTGGAGGCAGGCAAGCCTTATGACTATTTCCCCAGGAATGCCCGTGCCACGCTGTTACAGCACTTCAATGGCAACCAGCAGGCAGTGGAGGAGGCCATTGATGATATGATGCTGCTGTTGCAGATAGATTCCGACATGAAGGTTGGATTTTGCTGGTGGGACGCCGGTTGTATACAGTTTATGATGCCGAAAAAAGCACTGCGCGCCCGGGCGTTTGACAGAACGTATCTGACGCTGTACAGCTCCTGA
- a CDS encoding AAA domain-containing protein, producing MSYFNHLLELLRQEREEDKQSWLRLTASSSAAERRANGLTWYPVAIRGTEMSRGDYLTVEVERTTHQDITHQLRFGVSAVLFSNHDPQQDRIEGTVTFQGGNRLKLTLRTDELPEWADNGKLGIDLLFDDNSYDEMQQALKQAMALADKPEGHLVKILTGEKKPTFDTTTPPVTLPGLNTVQQEAVNRILSANELAIVHGPPGTGKTTTLVQAIKALIKKDQQKILVVAPSNTAVDLLSEKLADEGLNVLRVGNPARVSERLSALTLDSKMSEHASMKEVKRLKKQASEFKNMAHKYKRNFGKAEREQRKALFDEAHKIMKEVDKTEQYITDDLIAKAQVITATLVGANHYTVRNVRYHTLVIDEAGQALEPACWIPIIKAQKVIFAGDHCQLPPTIKSPDAARQGLSNTLLEKSVALHPEAVVLLEEQYRMNEMIMGYASSVFYENKLKAHHTVAARRLFADDVPLAFVDTAGCGFDEKAEGTSTSNPEEASFLFRHLLQLVATWKTQQGNNPFPEIAIISPYKQQVYLLQEQLQHAAELLPHAASISVNTIDSFQGQERDVVYISMTRSNADNNIGFLSDIRRMNVAMTRARKKLVVVGDSATLSQLPFYAGFIAYAEAQNAYQSAWEFMDL from the coding sequence ATGTCCTATTTTAATCATCTCCTCGAGCTGCTCCGACAGGAGCGTGAAGAGGACAAACAGTCCTGGCTCCGTCTCACGGCCAGTTCGTCGGCCGCGGAACGCAGGGCGAACGGCCTCACCTGGTATCCGGTGGCCATCAGAGGCACGGAAATGAGCCGTGGGGACTATCTCACCGTAGAAGTAGAACGTACCACCCATCAGGATATCACCCACCAGTTGCGCTTTGGCGTGTCCGCGGTATTGTTTTCCAACCATGATCCGCAACAGGACAGGATAGAAGGGACCGTCACCTTCCAGGGCGGCAATCGCCTGAAACTGACGCTGCGCACAGATGAACTGCCGGAATGGGCCGACAACGGCAAACTCGGCATCGACCTGCTGTTCGATGACAACAGCTACGATGAAATGCAGCAGGCGCTGAAACAGGCTATGGCACTGGCAGACAAGCCGGAAGGCCACCTGGTGAAAATCCTCACCGGCGAAAAAAAGCCAACTTTCGATACCACAACGCCACCGGTAACGCTGCCCGGACTGAACACCGTACAACAGGAAGCGGTCAATAGAATTTTATCGGCCAATGAACTGGCCATCGTACACGGCCCTCCGGGCACCGGCAAAACCACCACGCTGGTACAGGCCATCAAAGCGTTGATTAAAAAAGACCAGCAGAAAATACTGGTAGTGGCGCCCAGCAACACTGCCGTGGACCTGCTCAGCGAAAAGCTGGCAGACGAGGGGCTTAACGTGCTGCGGGTAGGCAATCCTGCCAGGGTATCGGAAAGACTGTCAGCCCTCACGCTCGACAGTAAAATGTCCGAACATGCCAGCATGAAGGAAGTAAAGCGCCTGAAGAAACAGGCCAGCGAGTTTAAAAACATGGCGCATAAATACAAGCGCAACTTCGGCAAGGCGGAAAGGGAACAACGCAAAGCCCTCTTTGATGAAGCTCATAAAATCATGAAAGAGGTAGATAAAACGGAACAATACATCACCGATGACCTCATCGCCAAAGCACAGGTGATCACCGCCACGCTCGTGGGCGCCAATCATTATACCGTGCGGAATGTGCGTTACCATACCCTCGTGATCGACGAAGCGGGCCAGGCGCTGGAACCTGCCTGCTGGATACCCATCATCAAGGCGCAAAAAGTGATCTTCGCCGGCGACCATTGCCAGCTGCCGCCCACCATCAAATCACCCGACGCGGCACGGCAGGGGCTTAGCAATACGCTCCTCGAAAAATCAGTGGCGCTGCATCCGGAAGCCGTAGTGCTGCTGGAAGAACAGTACCGCATGAACGAAATGATCATGGGATATGCGTCCTCCGTTTTCTATGAAAACAAACTGAAAGCCCATCACACAGTGGCTGCCCGCCGTTTGTTCGCAGACGATGTACCGCTGGCATTTGTGGATACCGCCGGCTGCGGCTTCGATGAAAAAGCAGAAGGCACCAGTACTTCCAATCCGGAAGAAGCCTCTTTCCTGTTCCGCCACCTGCTGCAGCTGGTGGCCACATGGAAAACACAGCAAGGCAACAACCCTTTCCCGGAGATAGCTATCATTTCTCCCTATAAACAACAGGTATACCTGCTGCAGGAACAGCTGCAACATGCCGCTGAACTGCTGCCCCATGCTGCCAGCATCTCCGTCAATACCATTGACAGTTTCCAGGGACAGGAGCGGGACGTGGTATATATCAGCATGACCCGCAGCAATGCGGACAACAACATCGGATTCCTGTCAGACATACGTCGCATGAACGTAGCCATGACCAGGGCCAGGAAAAAGCTCGTCGTGGTAGGCGACAGCGCCACCTTGTCGCAGTTGCCTTTCTATGCCGGATTTATCGCCTACGCGGAAGCACAGAATGCCTACCAGAGCGCCTGGGAATTTATGGACCTTTAG
- a CDS encoding DinB family protein, whose amino-acid sequence MIATSLQRWEYLCDIIPALLKNISEEEFSFKPLPSKWSKKEILGHLIDSAANNHQRFVRVQFEETPVIGYNQNEWNRYSYHQLQSGQQLIASWEGYNRLLLGIARHIPESLLQRTCVSGGAGLVTLAFVIEDYVVHLEHHLRQLVSY is encoded by the coding sequence ATGATAGCAACCAGTCTCCAACGTTGGGAATATCTGTGTGATATCATCCCCGCGTTGTTAAAAAACATCAGTGAAGAAGAGTTCTCCTTTAAACCGCTGCCTTCCAAATGGAGCAAAAAAGAAATCCTGGGACACCTGATAGACAGTGCTGCCAATAACCACCAGCGGTTTGTACGGGTACAGTTTGAAGAGACGCCGGTAATCGGATACAATCAGAATGAATGGAACCGCTACAGCTATCATCAGTTGCAGTCCGGGCAACAGCTGATTGCCAGCTGGGAGGGCTATAACCGGTTGCTGCTGGGCATTGCACGGCATATACCGGAAAGCCTGTTGCAGCGTACCTGCGTGTCAGGTGGTGCCGGGCTGGTTACACTCGCCTTTGTCATCGAAGACTATGTGGTACACCTGGAGCACCATCTCCGTCAGCTGGTGTCTTACTAG